The genomic region AAGCAGACACTTGTGAACTCTGAGAGATTCATCACCCCTGAGTTGAAGGAATTCGAGACAAAGATAATGGCCGCAAGAGAAAGAATAGAGGAACTCGAAAAGGAACTTTTCAGGAAGGTGTGCGAAGAGGTGAAAAAACACAAGGAGATCCTTCTTGATATTTCGGAAGAGCTTGCCCGAATAGATGTGCTTTCCACACTGGCCTACGATGCGATCCTTTACAACTACACGAGACCAACCTTTTCCGAAGAAAAAATGGAGATAATCGGTGGAAGACATCCCATCGTCGAGAGGTTCACACAGGATTTTGTAGAAAACGATCTTTACATGGACGAGAAAAAGAGGTTCACGGTGATAACCGGGCCAAACATGAGTGGAAAATCCACCTTCATAAGGCAGGTGGGGCTCATTTCTCTCATGGCACAAATTGGATCTTTCGTTCCAGCAAGAAAGGCGGTTCTTCCCGTGTTCGACAGGATATTCACGAGGATGGGGGCAAGAGACGATCTTGCCGGTGGCCGGAGCACGTTCCTCGTCGAGATGAACGAAATGGCACTCATCCTTCTGAAGGCCACAAAAAAGAGCCTGGTGCTTTTAGACGAAGTAGGAAGAGGAACCAGCACACAGGATGGAATCAGCATCGCGTGGGCGATATCCGAAGAACTCATTTCCAGAGAGTGCAAAGTCCTCTTCGCCACGCACTTTATCGAACTGACGGATCTTGAAAGCTTTTTCCCCCAGGTTCAAAACAAGACAATACTCGTGAAAGAAGAAGGGGACAACGTGATATTCACCCACAGAGTCGTAGACGGAGTCGCAGACAGGAGTTACGGAATAGAGGTGGCAAGGATTGCAGGTATTCCGGAAAACGTTATAAAGAGAGCCTTTGAAATAATGGAAAGGAACTTTAAAGCGAAAAACGTGAAAAAGAATGGGAAACCCAAGAGATTCAGTCAGCAAATTCCTCTTTTTCCTTTTTGACAGATTTCACCAGCTCCACGTAATTTTCGTTTTTGAAGATACCGTATCCCATGACGAGGATTGTTGCGCCGTTCTTTATCAAAATGGAAGCGTTTTCCTCGTTGACACCACCGTCGACCATGATCTCCGTCTCGAGCCCCAGATCCCTCACCATCTTCTTCAGACTCCTTATCTTTTCCAGACTTCTTGCAATGAACCTTTGACCGGAGAAACCCGGGTTGACGCTCATCACAAGCACACCATCCACATCTGTGATGATCTCCGACAGAAGGGAGACTGGCGTGTGTGGATTGATTGCGATGAATGCTTTTGCACCGAGGTCCTTTATCCGGTGTACTACTCTGTGGAGATGCGGTGTTGTCTCGTAATGAACCGCTACCATGTCTGCTCCTTCTTCTACAAAACGGTCTATGTAGTCCTCCGGATTGGTGATCATCAGGTGAACGTTTATCGGTAGCTTCGTTTCTTTTCTCAAAGCTCTGAGCACGGGTAGTCCAAACGAAATATTCGGGACGAAGTGTCCATCCATAACATCGAAGTGAACCATATCTATGTGTTCTTCCACCCTTCTCACTTCGTCGGCGATCCTTGCAAGATCACACGCAAGAATGGAAGCGGCAATCTTTACCATCACTTCTTCCCCCTTCCCAGAAGTTCGTGGAACATCTTCATGTAATTTTCGTAGCGACTTTCAGCGATATCTCCGTTTTTCACGGCTTCTTTCACGCCACACTCTGGTTCGTCTATGTGGTTGCAATCGGAAAAGAAACACACCTTTCCATCGAATTCCTTGAAGTAGTACTTCAACTTTTCCGGTTCTATATCGCTTATCTCGAGGTTCGCAAAGCCGGGGGTGTCAACCACATAGCCTCCAAAGTCGAATCTCAGAAGTTGGGCAGCGGTAGTGGTGTGTCTTCCCCTCCAGAGCTTTTGAGAAACTTCACTTACTCGAAGCTTCAGGCCAGGATTTATTGCGTTAAGAAGACTGCTTTTTCCAACACCCGACAATCCTGCCATCGTGCTGATTTTTCCCTTCAAGTATTCCTTGAGTTCCTCAATACCCATTCCCGTTTTCGCACTGGTTTTCACGATCGGGTACAACTTCGAGTAAATGCGTTCTAGTTCTTTCACCTTTTCGAGATCTTTCCCTTCGTATATGTCCATCTTATTTATGACCAGGACCGTTTCAAGTTCATTCTTCTCAGTGAGCACTAGGAACTTGTCGATAATGTACGTGGGAGTTTCTGGCATCTTCACAGTAACGACCAGGACGGCCTGATCCACGTTTGCAACGTGTGGTTTCACGAGCAAATTTTTCCTGTGGAGGACGTTCTCTATGACTCCGGATCCCGTACCGTCTGGCGTGTATTCCACTCTGTCTCCGACGTAAATCTTTAGGTTGTGCAGACGAAACTTCCCTCTCAACTTGCAGAGTATTCTTTTCCCCGTTTCTTCATCCTCAACTGTGACCATGTTCGAATGAAAACTCACCACGGTGCCCCTTCTTCTCAAGTTCACTCCTCCCCAAGGATCAATATGACTTCTGTTGCAATAGATCCAGGTGGTGGATATTGTGATACCACCCTCTCTCCCTTTCCAACAAAGAAAACGCGGCCGCTGTCTTCTACATCGGATAGATCTTTCCCTACGTAGTTTTCCACAACAAAATACTCATCCTTTTCTCCTGTATCCACAAGAAGAGTCATCTTCCCGTTGTACAGTTTTCCCTCTTCCGGATAGGTAGCGAGCACTCTGTCTTTTTCCTCACCGAAGGGAAATCGAACGATCTCGTAATTCCAGCCCAGTTTTTTCAGTATCTCTTCTGCCACCGAGAGTTTTATACCCACGAAACGGGGTATAATGTTCTTTGCTGGATTTTCGTAGTACAGGTTTATGACTCTTCCTTTTTTGACTTTCGAACCACTTTGAGGATACGAACCAACCACGGTTTCAGAGGAAACTTTGTTACATACCAAGCCGGATTCTTTCAATTTCTCACAAGCTTCCGTTCCCGAAAGTCCTGTAACGTCAGGAACCGTCACGAATTGATTTTGATACAATTTAATTGTGAGGAGAAAAAACAAACCTCCCGCAATGACACCTGCCATTATCCCGAGGAACACTTTCATGACGATGAGACTTTTCTTTTCAACCTCAGCTGACCACATGCGGCCTCGATGTCGCTACCTTTTTCCCGTCTGATCTCGGTCTCTATACCGTTTTCGAGCAAAATTCTTTTGAACATCATAAGACGCTGTCTAGAAGGCTTTGACAGACCTTCTGCGGTCGGGTTCACTGGGATCAAATTGACAAACACCTTCAGATTCCTGAGGATTTCGGCGAGTTTCTTCGCGTCGCTGATCTCGTCGTTCACACCCCTTATCAATACGTACTCTATCGTCACACGTCTTCCTGTCTTCATCTGGTACACCTTAATGGCGTTCAAAATCTCTTCTATAGAATACTTTCTGTTCAGTGGAACGAGCTGGTCTCTCTTGAAGTTCGTCGGGGCGTGAAGAGAAAGGGCGAGTTTTACATCGAGTCCTTCATCGGCCAGCTGGACGATCTTCTCTGGAATCCCCACGGTTGAAATCGTGATCCTCCTGATTCCTATGTTCCCCATTTTCCTGTGGTTGAGTATCCTTATGCTCTTCATCGTGTTCTCGTAGTTGAGAAGTGGTTCTCCCATTCCCATGTAGACAACGTTTCCTATTTTCTTCCCTTCTTCTTTCTCCATAGACAGAATCTGTGAAACGATCTCCCCCACCGTGAGATTCCGCACAAAGCCACTCATACCTGTGGCACAGAACACACATTTGACGGGGCAACCTACTTGCGTGGAGATACACGCCGTTATTCTGCCCGGGTGGAAGATCATCACGGACTCTATTGTGTTACCGTCTTCGAGTTCCCACAAAAATTTGGTGGTACCATCTATCTTGGAAACTCTCTTTCCCAGGAGTTTCAAAAAAGGAATGGTAAAGTGCTCCTTCAGCAGAGCGCGATGTTGCTTAGAAAGGTTCGTCATTTCGTCGAAGTTGTTCACTTTTTTGTCGAACACCCAGTCTAGGATTTGATCTGCTCTGTAGCGCTCCAGGCCAAGATTCGTGACTTCACTGACCAGTTCATCGTAAGAAAGATCGAGTAAGTTTTTCAAGTCAACACCTCCCAGTTTGAAATTATACTATAAGGAGGGATTGTAAATTGGACAAGCTCTTCGCTGATCTCTACAAAACAGGCTGCGATGTGAGGATGTTCGAAAGGCTTTCCTGTCATACCAGTATAAAGATAGGTGGGAGGGTCAGGTACCTTGTTCTCCCAAACGATATCGTGTCTTTGGAAAATGCTGTTGAACTTCTGAGTAGAAACATTCCATTTCAAATTATGGGACTCGGAACGAATCTTCTGATTCAGGACGAAGATCTTGAGTTTGTCGTTTTGAAGACGGAAAGGCTCAGCCAAATAAAGATCGAAGGGGAGAGGGTTGTTGTTGAGAGTGGAACTCCGTTGAAGAGACTCTGTCTAATGTTGATGGAGGCGGAACTCGAAGGGCTTGAGTTCGCGTACGGTATTCCCGGAAGCATCGGTGGAGCCGTGTACATGAACGCAGGAGCGTACGGAGGGGAGATTGGAGAATTCGTCGAAGCAGTTGAAGTTTTGAAGGAAGGAAAAAGGTGCTGGCTTTCGAAAAACGAGCTGTCTTTCGGATACAGGGACAGTGTTTTCAAGAGAGAAAAGATGATCATCACACGCGTTGCAATGCGCTTCAGAAGAGGTAGGAAAGAGCTCATAAAAAAGAGGATGGATGACTTTTTAAAGAGGCGCCTGGAGAAGCAACCAATTGATCTTCCGAGTGCCGGTAGTGTCTTCAAGCGTCCCAGAAGCGATTTTTATGTAGGAAGAGCAATCGAGTCTCTGGGATTGAAAGGGTACAGGATCGGAGGAGCACAGGTGTCGAAAAAGCATGCGGGTTTCATCGTGAATGTCGGGAGCGCAACTTTCAAAGACGTGATCCAGCTTATAGATTTCGTGAGAAAAAGGGTGAAAGGGAAATATGGAGTAGATCTGGAAACGGAGGTAGAGATCTGGTGGAATGGAGAACGGTTGTGAATCCTCACAGCGAGAGAATCAACGTGAAAAGATCGGAATTCTACGCCACGGTCTTTCCTGTGAAAAATGAAAAGGATTTTCGCAAAAAGTTGAAGGAGATATCGAAGAGAGACGCTACACACAACTGCTGGGCGTACAGGATTTTCTCAACAGAAGGGATTTTGGAGCACTGCTCGGATGATGGAGAACCCAGTGGAACGGCTGGAAGGCCAATTCTTGGCGTTCTGAGAAAGTACAATCTGGTGAATGCCTCCATTGTTGTTACAAGGTATTTTGGGGGAGTGAAACTGGGTGTCAGAGGTCTCATAGAAGCCTATTCGACAGCCGCAAAACTTGCAGTGAAAGGAGCAAAGACAAGGGCACTCACTCTCATGAAAGAGTTTGAGGTTGAGGTCACCTACCCTGAATTGAGCAATGTGTTCAGGATTATCGAAACGAGAGGATTGGAGCTTGTGGAGATGACTTACACAGAAACGGGGGCAAGGTTTTTGCTTCATGGTGCCGAGGTGCCCGAAGAGCTGGAGCCAAAAACGGTTCGGGATGTGTTAATATAGTCACGAAGGGGGGAATGTGATGAAGGAGATCGAAGATCTGGAAAGAGTGCTCGACACGATGATAGAAGATTACAGGAAACTCAAAAAGGAGAACAGAGAACTCTGGAGCAAGATAAAACAGCTCAACGAGAGAATTCTTTCTCTTGAAAAAGAGAAGGAGCAACTGGAAAAGACTTTAGAATACCACAAGCGTTCCCTGAACACTCTGGTGGAAAAGATCCAAAGGTTCCTTTCTTTTGCGGCCGATCAGGAGATGGTGCAAGATGAAGAAGAAAGTGAGCATTAGGCTCGGAAAGCGTGTTTACAATCTGGTTACGGACGAAGATACGGAGATAGTCAGAAAGACCATAGAAAGGATAGAGAAGGATTTCAAGCGGTATGAGGAATACGTAGACGAGGTGGGGATGGATTACATCCTCTTTGCCATGCTGGCAAATACG from Thermotoga sp. harbors:
- the rpe gene encoding ribulose-phosphate 3-epimerase; amino-acid sequence: MVKIAASILACDLARIADEVRRVEEHIDMVHFDVMDGHFVPNISFGLPVLRALRKETKLPINVHLMITNPEDYIDRFVEEGADMVAVHYETTPHLHRVVHRIKDLGAKAFIAINPHTPVSLLSEIITDVDGVLVMSVNPGFSGQRFIARSLEKIRSLKKMVRDLGLETEIMVDGGVNEENASILIKNGATILVMGYGIFKNENYVELVKSVKKEKEEFAD
- the rsgA gene encoding ribosome small subunit-dependent GTPase A → MRRRGTVVSFHSNMVTVEDEETGKRILCKLRGKFRLHNLKIYVGDRVEYTPDGTGSGVIENVLHRKNLLVKPHVANVDQAVLVVTVKMPETPTYIIDKFLVLTEKNELETVLVINKMDIYEGKDLEKVKELERIYSKLYPIVKTSAKTGMGIEELKEYLKGKISTMAGLSGVGKSSLLNAINPGLKLRVSEVSQKLWRGRHTTTAAQLLRFDFGGYVVDTPGFANLEISDIEPEKLKYYFKEFDGKVCFFSDCNHIDEPECGVKEAVKNGDIAESRYENYMKMFHELLGRGKK
- a CDS encoding PASTA domain-containing protein, with protein sequence MWSAEVEKKSLIVMKVFLGIMAGVIAGGLFFLLTIKLYQNQFVTVPDVTGLSGTEACEKLKESGLVCNKVSSETVVGSYPQSGSKVKKGRVINLYYENPAKNIIPRFVGIKLSVAEEILKKLGWNYEIVRFPFGEEKDRVLATYPEEGKLYNGKMTLLVDTGEKDEYFVVENYVGKDLSDVEDSGRVFFVGKGERVVSQYPPPGSIATEVILILGEE
- the rlmN gene encoding 23S rRNA (adenine(2503)-C(2))-methyltransferase RlmN; protein product: MKNLLDLSYDELVSEVTNLGLERYRADQILDWVFDKKVNNFDEMTNLSKQHRALLKEHFTIPFLKLLGKRVSKIDGTTKFLWELEDGNTIESVMIFHPGRITACISTQVGCPVKCVFCATGMSGFVRNLTVGEIVSQILSMEKEEGKKIGNVVYMGMGEPLLNYENTMKSIRILNHRKMGNIGIRRITISTVGIPEKIVQLADEGLDVKLALSLHAPTNFKRDQLVPLNRKYSIEEILNAIKVYQMKTGRRVTIEYVLIRGVNDEISDAKKLAEILRNLKVFVNLIPVNPTAEGLSKPSRQRLMMFKRILLENGIETEIRREKGSDIEAACGQLRLKRKVSSS
- the murB gene encoding UDP-N-acetylmuramate dehydrogenase produces the protein MDKLFADLYKTGCDVRMFERLSCHTSIKIGGRVRYLVLPNDIVSLENAVELLSRNIPFQIMGLGTNLLIQDEDLEFVVLKTERLSQIKIEGERVVVESGTPLKRLCLMLMEAELEGLEFAYGIPGSIGGAVYMNAGAYGGEIGEFVEAVEVLKEGKRCWLSKNELSFGYRDSVFKREKMIITRVAMRFRRGRKELIKKRMDDFLKRRLEKQPIDLPSAGSVFKRPRSDFYVGRAIESLGLKGYRIGGAQVSKKHAGFIVNVGSATFKDVIQLIDFVRKRVKGKYGVDLETEVEIWWNGERL
- a CDS encoding YigZ family protein: MEWRTVVNPHSERINVKRSEFYATVFPVKNEKDFRKKLKEISKRDATHNCWAYRIFSTEGILEHCSDDGEPSGTAGRPILGVLRKYNLVNASIVVTRYFGGVKLGVRGLIEAYSTAAKLAVKGAKTRALTLMKEFEVEVTYPELSNVFRIIETRGLELVEMTYTETGARFLLHGAEVPEELEPKTVRDVLI
- the zapA gene encoding cell division protein ZapA, coding for MKKKVSIRLGKRVYNLVTDEDTEIVRKTIERIEKDFKRYEEYVDEVGMDYILFAMLANTVLENMKMMEKIKGFKKKISQTLKDGEDAP